A single Cucumis melo cultivar AY chromosome 4, USDA_Cmelo_AY_1.0, whole genome shotgun sequence DNA region contains:
- the LOC103503074 gene encoding uncharacterized protein LOC103503074, giving the protein MSMVEDGRSLAGYTLDDVLANNRLGPPATARATEIRGRTLLDIIRDEEPSAGKGLFGKDKRTWKSFRDKLRLKRAGSAWVSTVPIPTSDIPVQTKRSLIGRRNQIRFNTGSSKNSTDNHSRHPSEESSKSTRRQMSRQTSTMNSSSDSSAFHYDESSEYSSSPDAAPVRIMRPQMSRHNSVRVSNPMENYTDPTEPDRDNRIRHSNLSDHRMMSAREAVAAQEAADAASAAAAAAAAAAEAAEEEKKQNENNNLNGNENEKEESTTGSEGEEESSPASEPVRMSLMDLLHETDREMGFERSSYGMGFEENFFEDDEDDEYEEDEDNGNGGEFSCCVCMVKHKNAPLADCGHTFCRLCSKELMVSRGNCPTCSNFILEILDAF; this is encoded by the coding sequence ATGTCGATGGTTGAGGATGGCCGTAGCCTGGCAGGCTATACGCTGGATGATGTTTTGGCTAACAATAGATTAGGGCCACCGGCCACTGCAAGGGCCACCGAAATCCGCGGCCGAACCCTACTTGACATAATCCGCGACGAGGAGCCGAGCGCCGGCAAGGGGCTTTTCGGAAAGGATAAAAGGACTTGGAAATCTTTTAGGGATAAGCTCCGGCTGAAGCGCGCCGGCTCTGCTTGGGTCTCAACGGTTCCAATTCCGACCTCTGATATTCCTGTTCAAACCAAGCGCTCTCTAATCGGAAGACGAAATCAAATCCGTTTTAACACGGGCTCGTCCAAAAACTCCACCGATAATCATTCTCGTCATCCGTCCGAAGAATCTTCCAAATCCACTCGCCGTCAAATGTCTCGACAAACTTCCACAATGAACAGCTCAAGCGATTCCTCCGCGTTTCATTATGATGAATCCTCCGAATACTCATCGTCTCCAGATGCAGCCCCAGTTCGAATCATGAGACCGCAAATGTCACGCCATAACTCAGTCCGTGTCTCAAATCCAATGGAGAATTACACCGATCCAACAGAACCAGATCGCGATAACCGAATTCGACACTCGAATTTATCAGATCACAGAATGATGTCCGCAAGAGAAGCCGTAGCAGCACAAGAAGCAGCAGATGCAGCTTCCGCCGCGGCTGccgcagcagcagcagcagcggAAGCagcagaagaagaaaaaaaacaaaacgaaAACAACAACTTGAACGGAAATGAAAACGAAAAGGAAGAATCAACAACGGGATCAGAGGGGGAGGAGGAGTCTTCGCCGGCGTCGGAACCAGTGAGGATGTCGTTGATGGATCTATTACATGAGACGGACAGGGAAATGGGTTTTGAGAGATCGAGTTACGGAATGGGATTTGAAGAAAACTTCTTCGAggatgatgaagatgatgaatacgaagaagatgaagataatGGTAACGGTGGAGAATTTAGCTGTTGCGTTTGTATGGTGAAACATAAGAACGCGCCGTTGGCGGATTGTGGCCATACTTTTTGCCGGCTGTGTTCGAAGGAGTTGATGGTAAGCCGCGGGAACTGTCCTACTTGCAGCAATTTCATCTTGGAAATCCTTGAtgctttttga